In the genome of Tannockella kyphosi, one region contains:
- a CDS encoding glycoside hydrolase family 1 protein translates to MTIKLPEDFFFGAAMSGPQTEGSYNVGGRLRSYWDMWSDKEISAFHNRVGSYVGNDMYHHYEEDIKLLKSMNFKSFRTSMQWTRLLDKNGKLNQEGAAWYHKLIDCANENGIDIYMNMYHFDMPEYLYERGGWENREVVDAYANFVRIAMEEFGQKVKYWFTFNEPIVEPEQQYLHGVWYPYEKNFKKSINVQYHITIAHCLAVNNFRKLEKAGKLCKGAKIGMINCFSPPYTKENPSSADLEAVKMTDGLHNRWWLEVVAHGRLPQDVLDKVQNDWNIEIVMQPGDQAIIAAGKVDWLGYNYYQPTRVQAPDSEFDENGMPCIAKPYIWPDRKMNVYRGWEIYPKGIYDFGMKIKEECPDLPFFISENGMGVEGEEGYMDENGTIQDDYRIEFVRDHLEWIAKSIDDGANCLGYHYWGAIDNWSWANAFKNRYGFIRVCLDKNYDRKEKKSASWIREVAKTNSFE, encoded by the coding sequence ATGACAATTAAATTACCAGAAGATTTCTTCTTTGGAGCTGCCATGTCTGGCCCACAAACAGAAGGATCTTATAATGTTGGAGGAAGATTACGTTCTTATTGGGATATGTGGTCTGATAAAGAAATAAGTGCATTTCATAATCGAGTAGGATCTTATGTTGGTAACGACATGTACCATCATTATGAAGAAGATATTAAATTATTAAAGAGTATGAATTTTAAATCTTTTAGAACTTCAATGCAATGGACTCGTTTACTAGATAAGAATGGAAAACTAAATCAAGAAGGTGCTGCTTGGTATCATAAATTAATTGATTGTGCAAATGAAAATGGGATTGATATTTATATGAACATGTATCATTTTGATATGCCAGAATACTTATATGAACGTGGTGGTTGGGAAAATAGGGAAGTAGTTGATGCATACGCTAATTTTGTGCGTATTGCAATGGAAGAATTTGGTCAAAAAGTAAAGTATTGGTTTACTTTTAATGAACCGATTGTAGAACCTGAACAACAATATTTACATGGTGTATGGTATCCATATGAAAAGAATTTTAAAAAATCAATTAATGTTCAATATCATATTACAATAGCTCATTGTTTAGCAGTTAATAATTTCCGTAAATTAGAAAAAGCAGGAAAATTATGTAAAGGTGCTAAAATAGGGATGATTAATTGTTTCTCTCCACCATATACAAAAGAAAATCCATCATCTGCAGATTTAGAAGCAGTTAAAATGACAGACGGTTTACACAATCGTTGGTGGTTAGAAGTAGTAGCACATGGTAGGTTACCACAAGATGTATTAGATAAAGTACAGAATGATTGGAATATTGAAATTGTTATGCAACCAGGAGACCAAGCAATTATTGCTGCTGGTAAAGTAGATTGGTTAGGATATAATTATTATCAACCAACTCGAGTACAAGCTCCAGATAGTGAATTTGATGAAAATGGAATGCCTTGTATTGCAAAACCATATATTTGGCCTGATAGAAAAATGAATGTTTATCGTGGTTGGGAAATTTATCCAAAAGGAATTTATGATTTTGGTATGAAAATTAAAGAAGAATGTCCAGATTTACCTTTCTTTATTTCTGAAAATGGTATGGGAGTAGAAGGAGAAGAAGGTTATATGGATGAAAATGGTACAATTCAAGATGATTATCGTATTGAATTTGTACGTGATCATTTAGAATGGATTGCTAAATCTATTGATGATGGTGCTAATTGTTTAGGATATCATTATTGGGGTGCTATTGATAACTGGTCATGGGCGAATGCTTTTAAAAATAGATATGGATTTATTCGTGTTTGTTTAGATAAAAATTATGATCGTAAAGAAAAGAAATCTGCTTCATGGATTCGTGAAGTAGCAAAAACAAATAGTTTTGAATAA
- a CDS encoding MurR/RpiR family transcriptional regulator, with product MSIMTQLEFELNFSNSEKEIAKYILNNGEAVLEQSVQQLARSTYTSPATIVRLCQKLGLQGYLDFKIKYSAELQYDSSKKRTDVNFPFEENASYKEITKSLANVYQETIEDTLQLIDYKQLDIISQALQKAERIYIFCCGNSMLAGLNFQHKMLRIGKLVEMRSLTGEQVFLSYNATKKDIAIVISYSGETPEVIECTKQLHKNHVSIIAITSLGENQLSKYASYTLNTSSREKIFNKIAPIASFTSMTYLLDLLFSCIFNNDYQKNYQRKIGQDRTNDLRHPLLSPINEEIYETNNSNK from the coding sequence ATGAGTATTATGACACAATTAGAATTTGAGTTAAATTTCTCTAATTCAGAAAAAGAAATCGCAAAATATATTTTAAATAATGGAGAAGCTGTCCTAGAACAATCTGTCCAACAATTAGCTAGAAGTACTTATACTTCACCTGCTACGATTGTTCGTCTTTGTCAAAAGCTTGGACTTCAAGGATACCTAGATTTTAAAATAAAATATTCTGCAGAATTACAATATGATTCTTCTAAAAAACGTACAGATGTTAATTTTCCATTTGAAGAGAATGCTAGCTATAAAGAGATAACGAAATCATTAGCTAATGTTTATCAAGAAACAATTGAAGATACACTTCAACTAATTGACTATAAACAATTAGACATTATCTCCCAAGCATTACAAAAAGCAGAACGTATTTATATTTTCTGTTGTGGTAATTCAATGCTTGCAGGATTAAATTTTCAACATAAAATGTTACGTATTGGAAAGCTAGTAGAAATGCGTTCATTAACAGGTGAACAAGTTTTTTTATCCTATAATGCAACAAAAAAAGATATTGCTATCGTAATATCTTATTCTGGAGAAACTCCTGAAGTGATCGAATGCACAAAACAGTTACATAAAAATCATGTCTCAATTATTGCCATTACATCGCTAGGAGAAAATCAACTTTCTAAATATGCTAGCTATACATTAAATACTAGTTCCAGAGAAAAGATATTTAATAAGATTGCACCTATCGCATCTTTTACATCCATGACTTATCTATTGGATTTATTATTTTCTTGTATTTTTAATAACGATTATCAAAAAAATTATCAAAGAAAAATTGGACAAGATCGCACTAATGACTTACGTCATCCATTACTTAGCCCAATTAATGAGGAAATATATGAAACTAACAATAGCAACAAATAA
- a CDS encoding family 1 glycosylhydrolase yields the protein MKHGKHLFQANHNVFIAHCKATKALRELVPDAKMCGMNAIAPVYPETSDPDNLLFAQMARHYMNGFHTETPTPKGVGFLLGYCDMSKRYGFVFVNRTNKDLRDMKRVPKKSYAWIKKAFESNGEILE from the coding sequence ATGAAACATGGAAAACATTTATTCCAAGCCAATCACAATGTCTTTATTGCACATTGCAAAGCAACAAAAGCACTTAGGGAATTAGTTCCAGATGCTAAAATGTGTGGTATGAATGCAATTGCACCAGTATATCCTGAAACATCTGATCCTGACAATTTATTATTTGCTCAAATGGCCCGTCATTATATGAATGGATTCCATACTGAAACTCCCACCCCTAAAGGAGTGGGCTTCCTGCTAGGTTATTGTGATATGTCAAAACGTTATGGCTTTGTTTTTGTAAATAGAACAAATAAAGATTTAAGAGATATGAAAAGAGTTCCTAAAAAATCATATGCTTGGATAAAGAAAGCATTTGAATCAAATGGAGAAATTTTAGAATAA
- a CDS encoding methionine ABC transporter ATP-binding protein, whose protein sequence is MITFKNVSKTFYVGEKEVKAVDDVSLTIDQGEIFGIIGYSGAGKSTLIRIANQLEQQDSGSVFIGDVEINKLSKKELLVQRSHIGMIFQHFNLLWSRTVRDNIALPLEFAGVNATDIASRVEELIELVGLTGKEADYPSTLSGGQKQRVAIARALANNPKILLCDEATSALDPQTTESILDLLKEINQKLNLTIMLITHQMEVVEKLCHRMAIMVDGKIVEVGDTTTLFEHPSHETTKRFVQTRNQSFDEDTLHQTLKKVYNNGSILRLTFKESIAKKPILSTIIKDNDVPISIVHANLTNTLTSSFGVMYVYIEQCDCNDYQKVVQQLMEQEVTVEVI, encoded by the coding sequence ATGATAACTTTTAAAAATGTATCGAAAACATTTTATGTTGGAGAGAAAGAAGTAAAAGCAGTAGATGATGTATCTTTAACAATTGATCAAGGAGAAATCTTTGGGATTATTGGTTATAGTGGTGCTGGTAAGTCTACTTTGATTCGTATTGCGAATCAATTAGAACAACAAGATAGTGGTTCTGTATTTATTGGTGACGTTGAAATTAATAAATTAAGTAAAAAAGAGTTATTAGTTCAAAGAAGTCATATTGGTATGATTTTCCAACATTTTAACTTATTATGGTCACGTACTGTCCGTGATAATATTGCATTGCCTTTAGAATTTGCTGGGGTAAATGCAACAGATATTGCTTCAAGAGTAGAAGAACTCATTGAATTAGTTGGACTTACTGGAAAAGAAGCAGACTACCCTAGTACCTTATCTGGTGGACAAAAACAAAGAGTAGCAATAGCTAGAGCATTAGCAAATAATCCTAAAATATTACTTTGTGATGAAGCTACATCAGCATTAGATCCTCAAACTACCGAATCTATTTTAGATTTATTAAAAGAAATTAATCAAAAACTTAATTTAACTATTATGTTAATAACACATCAAATGGAAGTAGTTGAAAAATTATGTCATCGAATGGCTATTATGGTAGATGGAAAAATAGTCGAAGTTGGAGATACTACGACTTTATTTGAACATCCTAGTCATGAAACAACGAAACGTTTTGTACAAACAAGAAATCAATCATTTGATGAAGATACACTTCATCAAACATTAAAAAAAGTATATAACAATGGTTCTATCTTACGATTAACTTTTAAAGAAAGTATTGCTAAAAAGCCAATTTTATCTACTATTATAAAAGATAATGATGTTCCTATTAGTATTGTTCATGCTAATCTTACCAATACACTAACTTCTTCTTTTGGAGTAATGTATGTTTATATTGAACAATGTGATTGTAATGATTATCAAAAAGTAGTTCAACAATTAATGGAACAAGAAGTTACTGTGGAGGTGATATAA
- a CDS encoding MetQ/NlpA family ABC transporter substrate-binding protein yields MKCLRKGLLVLGSAVLLTGCGSSSSDENTLVVSATLDPHSVILEEAAVILEEDYGITLEIEILDDYYVFNKALDDGDVDANYFQHLPFFESEVETNGYDIVNVGGIHIEPFGIYSSVYDDVSEVEDGAQIIISNSISDNGRILSILADAGLIVLPDDIDVLDLTIADIDNDTNNPNGYEFLEIDPELLVYTFDLGEGDLVAINGNYAIQGGLNPTTDSLILEEADQDNPYVNIVATRSELADDERILALVEVLQSEEIQNFILETYSDGSVIPASN; encoded by the coding sequence ATGAAATGTCTAAGAAAAGGTTTATTAGTATTAGGAAGTGCCGTATTACTTACTGGTTGTGGGAGTTCTAGCAGTGATGAAAATACGTTAGTAGTATCTGCTACATTGGATCCACATTCAGTGATTTTAGAAGAAGCAGCAGTGATTTTAGAAGAAGATTATGGAATTACTTTAGAGATTGAAATTTTAGATGATTATTATGTATTTAATAAAGCGTTAGATGATGGGGATGTAGATGCAAACTATTTCCAACATTTACCTTTCTTTGAATCAGAAGTAGAAACAAATGGATATGATATTGTCAATGTTGGTGGTATTCATATTGAACCATTTGGTATTTATTCTTCTGTATATGATGATGTTAGTGAAGTAGAAGATGGAGCTCAAATTATTATTTCTAATTCAATTAGTGATAATGGTCGTATTTTATCTATCTTAGCAGATGCTGGTTTAATTGTTTTACCAGATGATATTGATGTTTTAGATTTAACAATCGCAGATATTGATAATGATACAAACAATCCTAATGGATATGAATTCCTTGAAATTGATCCAGAATTATTAGTTTATACTTTTGATTTAGGTGAAGGTGATTTAGTAGCTATTAATGGGAACTATGCTATTCAAGGTGGTTTAAACCCTACTACTGATTCATTAATCTTAGAAGAAGCCGATCAAGATAATCCTTATGTAAATATCGTTGCTACAAGAAGTGAATTAGCAGATGATGAAAGAATCTTAGCATTAGTAGAAGTATTACAATCAGAAGAAATCCAAAACTTTATTTTAGAAACATATAGTGATGGTTCAGTAATACCTGCATCAAATTAA
- the htpG gene encoding molecular chaperone HtpG — protein sequence MAEKKQFQAESQKLLDLMIHSIYTHKEIFIRELVSNASDATDKLYYKALTENISSIAREDLSIDLMIDKEHRVLSIRDHGIGMTKEELELHLGTIANSGSSAFKTENEHDDIDIIGQFGVGFYSSFMVAKKVEVVTRKFGEESGHIWVSEAIDGYEISPCDVDNNGTVIRLYLKDNTDDDNYDEYLGEYAIQSLIKKYSDYVHYPIKMNMTTYQPIEGSEETQEVIENKTLNSMVPLWKRNKRDISKEDYTEFYKDKFNDFNDPIHTIHTSVEGTVSYDSLLFIPSKPPMDYYSNDYEKGLQLYSRGVFIMDKATDLLPEHFRFVKGLVDSQDLSLNISRELLQQDHQLKFIADKIEKKIQSELEKLLKNQREEYEKFFESFGLQLKFGIYHSYGMLKDKLQDLLLYYSSNQEKMLTLQEYVDAMPENQTEIYFASGESYDKINALPQIEAIKDKGFDILYLIDNVDEFCFQMMRDYKEKAFKNVAQGDLDLQSDEQKEEIEKQVEENKGLLELIKESLQDKVVDVKISTRLKTHPVCLVSSEGVSFEMEKVLSAMPDGNDVKAGRILEINPTHPIFEAMQKVFEMNQEKINDYSSLLYDQALLIEGFSVENPVEFSNKICQLMIDASN from the coding sequence ATGGCAGAGAAAAAACAATTTCAAGCAGAATCACAAAAACTATTGGATTTAATGATTCATTCTATTTATACGCATAAGGAAATCTTTATTCGAGAGTTAGTCTCGAATGCGAGTGATGCAACAGATAAATTATATTATAAAGCTTTAACAGAAAATATTTCATCAATCGCTAGAGAAGATTTATCTATTGATTTAATGATTGATAAAGAACACCGTGTTTTATCTATTCGAGATCATGGTATTGGAATGACAAAAGAAGAATTAGAATTACATTTAGGAACTATTGCGAATAGTGGTTCAAGTGCTTTTAAAACAGAAAATGAACATGATGATATTGATATTATTGGTCAATTTGGAGTAGGGTTCTATTCTTCATTTATGGTAGCTAAGAAAGTAGAAGTAGTAACACGTAAATTTGGAGAAGAATCAGGACATATATGGGTGTCAGAAGCAATTGATGGTTATGAAATATCACCATGTGATGTAGATAATAATGGGACTGTGATCCGTTTATATTTAAAAGATAATACAGATGATGATAATTATGATGAGTATTTAGGTGAATATGCGATTCAATCATTAATTAAAAAATATAGTGATTATGTACATTATCCTATTAAAATGAATATGACGACATATCAACCAATTGAAGGTAGTGAAGAAACACAAGAAGTAATAGAAAATAAGACTTTGAATTCAATGGTTCCATTATGGAAAAGAAATAAAAGAGATATTTCAAAAGAAGATTATACTGAATTTTATAAAGATAAATTTAATGATTTTAATGATCCAATTCATACAATTCATACAAGTGTAGAAGGAACAGTATCTTATGATTCATTATTGTTTATTCCTTCTAAACCACCAATGGATTATTATTCAAATGATTATGAAAAAGGGTTACAATTATATTCTAGAGGTGTCTTTATTATGGATAAAGCAACTGATTTATTGCCAGAACATTTCCGTTTTGTAAAAGGATTAGTAGATTCTCAAGATTTATCTTTAAATATTTCTAGAGAACTATTACAACAAGATCATCAATTAAAATTTATAGCAGATAAGATTGAAAAGAAAATTCAGTCTGAATTAGAAAAATTATTAAAAAATCAAAGAGAAGAATATGAAAAATTCTTTGAAAGCTTTGGTTTACAATTAAAATTTGGTATTTATCATAGTTATGGTATGTTAAAAGATAAATTACAAGATTTATTATTATATTATTCTAGTAATCAAGAAAAAATGCTTACATTACAAGAATATGTAGATGCTATGCCAGAAAATCAAACTGAAATATATTTTGCTTCAGGAGAAAGCTATGATAAAATTAATGCTTTACCTCAAATTGAAGCTATTAAAGATAAAGGATTTGATATTTTATATTTAATTGATAATGTTGATGAATTCTGTTTCCAAATGATGAGAGATTATAAAGAAAAAGCATTTAAAAATGTAGCTCAAGGTGATTTAGATTTACAATCAGATGAACAAAAAGAAGAGATTGAAAAACAAGTAGAAGAAAATAAAGGTTTATTAGAACTTATTAAAGAATCATTACAAGATAAGGTAGTAGATGTAAAAATATCAACACGTCTAAAAACACATCCTGTTTGTTTAGTAAGTAGTGAAGGTGTTTCATTTGAGATGGAAAAAGTATTAAGTGCTATGCCTGATGGTAATGATGTAAAGGCTGGACGTATTTTAGAAATTAATCCAACACATCCTATCTTTGAAGCAATGCAAAAAGTATTTGAAATGAATCAAGAGAAAATAAATGATTATTCATCGTTATTATATGATCAAGCATTATTAATAGAAGGATTCTCTGTAGAAAATCCAGTTGAATTTTCTAATAAAATTTGTCAATTAATGATTGATGCAAGTAACTAG
- a CDS encoding GNAT family N-acetyltransferase, which produces MKLTIATNKDLPRIQLLYENVIQSMYKNNVFIWDDYYPYQIIKNDITNQTFYIVEQNNELIGGFALNSEHKASNSMKWHEKNAPVLYLDRFGIHSDYTNQGIATKVLNEIIKIVRQKNIHYLRLFVVQSNLPAIQFYCKNNFLKAQGIYGEQMNTGNVLYENAYEKVIKID; this is translated from the coding sequence ATGAAACTAACAATAGCAACAAATAAAGACTTACCAAGGATTCAATTACTTTATGAAAATGTCATTCAATCGATGTATAAAAATAATGTATTTATTTGGGATGACTATTATCCTTATCAGATAATAAAAAATGACATCACCAATCAAACATTTTATATTGTCGAACAAAATAATGAATTAATTGGTGGTTTTGCATTAAACAGTGAACATAAGGCTTCTAATAGTATGAAATGGCATGAAAAGAATGCACCGGTACTTTATTTAGATCGTTTTGGTATTCATAGTGATTATACTAATCAAGGCATTGCAACAAAAGTTTTAAATGAAATAATAAAGATAGTAAGACAAAAAAATATCCATTATTTACGATTATTTGTAGTCCAATCCAATTTACCTGCAATACAATTTTATTGTAAAAATAACTTTTTAAAAGCCCAAGGAATTTATGGAGAACAAATGAATACTGGTAATGTTTTATATGAAAATGCTTATGAAAAAGTAATAAAAATAGATTAA
- a CDS encoding alpha-galactosidase — MEEQIIVQKNLFVLQTKDTTYCFHVLPSGHLEHLYYGNKIDLEIGYDAIVPKYAFPEGNLNIYDSNFPTIALENRNLEVSTRGKGDIKEPMIEIVFEDGSTTCDFQYSNYHKEKKQPLSSLPSSYDEDQQSETLIVVLKDRNHAVELELHYSVFYESNIITRSTKLLNKGMESIRVERLLSAQLDMDQGTYDFITLKGAWAREMNRQVDLCKQGIIVNDSKTGFSSNRSNPFVMISKPETSEDYGECYGCNLIYSGNHYEAIEVNAFEMTHFVSGINPFGFSYHLDKDQQLEAPEAVLTYSNKGFAGISKHMHHFVKEHIVRGVWKNKERPVLLNSWEASYFDFNEKSLLELAKAGKDVGIELFVLDDGWFGNRNDDTSSLGDWYVNKKKLPNGLVGLANKINQLGMDFGIWVEPEMVSYDSDCYRNHPDFVVEIPGQKQSLGRHQLLLDLTQEKVQQYIITQMTTLFSSANISYVKWDMNRIISDAFSQGLPYHQQGEFYHRYIVGLSYVLDELTRRFSHILFESCASGGNRFDLGIMCYMPQVWISDNTDAIARNEILTGCSYGYPLSLLGGHVSSCPNHQTLRWSSLDTRFQVACFGLLGYECNIARMSKKETKAIKQQIEWYKKYRLILQFGDFYRIKSGENGIYQWIVVAKDKTLAIGLNLQTLVTPNFVNGYFKTKALDSKKIYHFTNRPLLFDLREFGDLVNTIAPIHVKQDGMLHTIAAQFVKMHSEVEDYQVSGEVLNNVGVRLKQGFGGTGFNEEVRLFQDFASRIYIMEEIKK; from the coding sequence ATGGAGGAACAAATAATCGTTCAAAAGAATCTTTTTGTTTTACAAACCAAAGATACTACCTATTGTTTTCATGTATTACCATCAGGTCATTTAGAACATTTATATTATGGTAATAAAATAGATTTAGAAATAGGCTATGATGCCATTGTTCCTAAATATGCTTTTCCAGAAGGAAATTTAAATATTTATGATTCCAATTTTCCTACTATTGCTTTAGAAAATAGAAATTTAGAGGTTAGTACAAGAGGAAAAGGTGATATCAAAGAACCAATGATAGAAATAGTATTTGAAGATGGGAGTACTACTTGTGATTTTCAATATAGTAACTATCATAAAGAAAAAAAACAACCATTATCATCTTTACCAAGTTCTTATGACGAGGATCAACAAAGTGAAACTTTAATTGTAGTATTAAAAGATAGAAATCATGCAGTTGAATTAGAATTACATTATTCTGTTTTTTATGAAAGTAATATTATTACTAGAAGTACAAAGTTATTGAATAAGGGTATGGAGTCGATAAGGGTGGAACGTTTATTAAGTGCTCAATTAGATATGGATCAAGGAACTTATGATTTTATTACACTGAAAGGTGCTTGGGCTAGAGAGATGAATAGACAAGTTGACTTGTGTAAACAAGGCATTATTGTGAATGATTCAAAAACAGGATTTTCTAGTAATCGAAGTAATCCTTTTGTTATGATTAGTAAACCGGAAACTAGTGAAGACTATGGAGAATGTTATGGTTGTAATTTAATATATAGTGGTAATCATTATGAAGCTATTGAAGTGAATGCTTTTGAAATGACTCATTTTGTTAGTGGGATTAATCCTTTTGGTTTTAGTTATCATTTAGATAAAGATCAACAATTAGAAGCTCCAGAAGCTGTTTTGACGTATTCTAATAAAGGATTTGCAGGTATTAGTAAACATATGCATCATTTTGTAAAGGAACATATTGTCCGTGGTGTTTGGAAGAACAAAGAAAGACCAGTATTGTTAAATAGTTGGGAAGCATCTTATTTTGATTTTAATGAAAAATCTCTTTTAGAGCTTGCAAAAGCAGGGAAAGATGTAGGTATTGAGTTGTTTGTATTAGATGATGGTTGGTTTGGTAATAGAAATGATGATACTAGTTCTTTAGGGGATTGGTATGTTAATAAAAAGAAATTGCCTAATGGATTAGTTGGTTTGGCTAATAAAATAAATCAGTTAGGAATGGATTTTGGGATCTGGGTAGAACCAGAAATGGTTAGTTATGATAGTGATTGTTATCGTAATCATCCTGATTTTGTAGTAGAAATACCAGGTCAAAAACAATCTTTAGGGAGACATCAATTATTGTTAGATTTAACCCAAGAAAAGGTCCAACAATATATTATTACTCAAATGACAACTCTTTTTAGTAGTGCGAATATAAGTTATGTAAAGTGGGATATGAATCGAATTATTTCGGATGCATTTTCACAAGGACTTCCTTATCATCAACAAGGAGAGTTTTATCATCGTTATATAGTAGGGCTTTCTTATGTTTTAGATGAATTAACAAGACGTTTTTCACATATCTTGTTTGAGAGTTGTGCATCTGGGGGTAATCGATTTGATTTAGGGATCATGTGTTATATGCCACAAGTTTGGATTAGTGATAATACTGATGCAATAGCTCGAAATGAAATTCTAACAGGATGTAGTTATGGTTATCCTTTATCACTATTAGGTGGCCATGTTTCTTCTTGTCCTAATCATCAAACATTGCGTTGGTCATCTTTGGATACACGTTTTCAGGTTGCTTGTTTTGGTTTGTTAGGGTATGAGTGTAATATTGCTAGAATGTCAAAAAAAGAAACAAAGGCAATAAAACAACAAATAGAATGGTATAAAAAGTATCGTTTGATATTACAGTTCGGAGATTTTTATCGGATCAAGAGTGGAGAAAATGGAATTTATCAATGGATAGTAGTAGCAAAAGATAAAACTTTAGCAATAGGATTAAATCTTCAAACATTAGTAACACCAAATTTTGTCAATGGTTACTTTAAAACAAAAGCATTAGATTCAAAAAAAATATATCATTTTACAAATAGACCACTTCTATTTGATCTTCGTGAATTTGGTGATTTAGTAAATACAATTGCACCAATCCATGTTAAGCAAGATGGTATGCTTCATACCATCGCTGCTCAGTTTGTCAAGATGCATAGTGAAGTGGAAGACTATCAGGTAAGTGGTGAGGTATTAAATAATGTTGGTGTTCGATTAAAACAAGGTTTTGGTGGAACAGGATTTAATGAAGAAGTAAGATTGTTTCAAGATTTTGCTAGTAGAATTTATATAATGGAAGAAATTAAAAAATAG
- a CDS encoding methionine ABC transporter permease, whose protein sequence is MSEFLDNLLNGINYKSLYEASIDTLYMTLASLVVAVILGFMLGIIVYTTQKDGLYENEKVSKAMDFLINILRSIPYIILLFILMPFAKALIGTSLGATAALPSLIISSAPFYARMCVIALNEIDKGVIEASKAMGATNRQIILKVLIPESKPALVSSITVMGVSLIGYTAMAGAIGAGGLGYFAYLYGAARQNTVATYVSTFIILIFVFIIQGIGDHIVKKIDKR, encoded by the coding sequence ATGAGTGAGTTTTTAGATAATTTATTAAATGGAATTAATTATAAAAGTTTATATGAAGCATCTATTGATACTCTTTACATGACATTAGCATCTTTGGTTGTTGCTGTAATCCTAGGTTTTATGCTTGGCATTATTGTTTATACGACTCAAAAAGATGGGTTATATGAAAATGAAAAGGTATCGAAAGCAATGGATTTTTTAATTAATATCTTACGTTCAATACCATATATTATCTTATTATTTATTCTTATGCCTTTTGCTAAAGCACTTATTGGTACTTCACTAGGTGCTACAGCTGCCCTACCTTCGTTAATTATATCAAGTGCTCCATTCTACGCTAGAATGTGTGTTATTGCACTAAATGAAATTGATAAAGGTGTTATTGAAGCATCCAAAGCAATGGGTGCAACAAATCGTCAAATTATATTAAAAGTATTAATACCAGAATCGAAACCTGCATTAGTATCAAGTATTACCGTAATGGGTGTATCTTTAATTGGATATACTGCAATGGCAGGTGCCATTGGTGCTGGTGGTTTAGGTTATTTTGCATATTTATATGGAGCAGCTAGACAAAATACAGTTGCAACTTATGTATCTACATTTATTATTTTAATTTTTGTCTTTATAATCCAAGGAATTGGTGACCATATTGTAAAGAAAATAGACAAGAGATAG